One genomic window of Pseudomonadota bacterium includes the following:
- a CDS encoding 3-hydroxyacyl-ACP dehydratase codes for MKYAGIDIGSRTIELVVIEADKIIYYFMTDTGYDPVSQVKRLLRKISYDKIMATGYGRSLIGSSFDMPTITEIKAHARGARALFPDAQTVLDIGGQDSKAIFMNSNGKVKKFEMNDKCAAGTGKFLEIMAKTLGFDIDDFGTEAFYGKNDINISSMCTVFAESEVVSLIARGCKRREIAKGLHNSVIRRTTGMINRVSSEGEIVFTGGVAKNPCMRNLLAERLGRKILIPNDPQMVGAFGAALLAGE; via the coding sequence ATGAAGTATGCAGGCATTGATATCGGATCTCGTACAATAGAACTTGTAGTTATCGAAGCGGATAAAATCATATATTACTTCATGACCGATACCGGTTATGATCCTGTTTCACAGGTGAAAAGGCTGTTGCGCAAAATATCATACGATAAAATTATGGCAACAGGTTATGGGCGCTCTCTGATCGGGTCATCTTTTGATATGCCTACGATAACTGAAATTAAAGCTCATGCCAGGGGTGCGCGGGCTTTATTTCCCGATGCTCAGACTGTGCTTGATATTGGCGGTCAGGACAGCAAAGCTATTTTTATGAATAGTAACGGAAAAGTAAAAAAATTTGAAATGAATGACAAATGCGCTGCCGGTACAGGAAAGTTTCTGGAAATCATGGCGAAAACTTTGGGGTTTGATATTGACGATTTTGGCACGGAAGCATTTTATGGAAAAAACGATATCAATATTTCAAGCATGTGTACTGTGTTTGCCGAATCCGAAGTCGTTTCCCTTATTGCAAGAGGTTGCAAAAGGCGTGAAATTGCAAAGGGTTTGCACAATAGTGTCATACGCCGTACAACCGGAATGATTAATCGTGTATCATCGGAAGGAGAAATCGTTTTTACGGGCGGTGTAGCAAAAAATCCTTGTATGCGTAACTTACTTGCAGAAAGACTGGGTCGAAAAATTCTGATACCAAATGATCCCCAGATGGTTGGTGCTTTTGGAGCAGCTCTTCTTGCGGGAGAATGA
- a CDS encoding helix-turn-helix domain-containing protein: protein MTSLQRTKNSYSEPKLYNSMGSLIKDYRHWRRISQEKISSLVGVSVRQLQNWEAGCRRARIENLHDLAEATGIPMQVFVALNADQPLWYSMQKRHFAYSSLEAHCVHHELFRYPNKSSNEIILKSECISTNKHISIILSCHSDLYCMPESLQADVIKKASMILPDLNRITFDSWGHYVGHSIWLPLKTNDYKQLRQLNSIENHLTPDRICDIIALDEGTFFNYSSYSASLNMAHCQIMNVGRNLAEIKHKSKYLIAANSFTEEVHELLSNMDMKVFRSYESVNSEVCNKLYEVKLDLLMRPKGPWQWLVEEVAKSRKKLSKISVIKE, encoded by the coding sequence ATGACTTCTTTACAACGAACAAAGAATTCGTATAGTGAACCCAAATTATATAATTCGATGGGGTCTCTGATTAAAGATTATCGTCACTGGCGTAGAATAAGCCAGGAAAAAATCTCAAGCTTGGTTGGAGTGAGCGTTCGCCAACTACAAAACTGGGAAGCAGGATGCCGCCGCGCCCGTATTGAAAACCTTCATGATCTTGCTGAAGCTACCGGCATTCCGATGCAAGTATTTGTTGCTCTTAACGCGGATCAGCCACTCTGGTATTCCATGCAGAAAAGGCATTTTGCATACTCTTCATTAGAAGCGCATTGTGTGCATCATGAATTATTCAGATATCCTAATAAATCAAGCAATGAAATTATATTAAAAAGCGAGTGCATTTCAACAAACAAACACATAAGCATTATACTTTCTTGTCATAGTGATCTTTACTGTATGCCCGAATCATTGCAGGCAGATGTCATCAAAAAGGCTTCCATGATTCTTCCTGATCTCAACCGCATTACCTTTGACTCCTGGGGCCATTATGTTGGTCACAGCATCTGGCTGCCTTTAAAAACAAATGACTATAAGCAACTCCGACAGCTTAATTCAATTGAAAATCATCTTACTCCCGATAGAATTTGCGATATTATCGCTCTTGATGAGGGCACATTTTTCAACTACTCTTCATATTCAGCCAGCTTGAACATGGCACATTGTCAGATAATGAATGTCGGAAGGAACCTTGCTGAAATAAAACATAAAAGTAAATACCTGATTGCCGCCAATTCATTTACGGAAGAAGTACATGAACTGTTAAGCAATATGGATATGAAAGTATTCAGAAGTTATGAAAGTGTAAACTCCGAAGTTTGTAATAAACTCTATGAGGTAAAATTAGATCTTCTGATGAGACCCAAAGGACCTTGGCAATGGTTGGTAGAAGAAGTTGCTAAATCAAGAAAGAAACTTTCCAAAATATCTGTGATAAAAGAGTAA